A segment of the Mauremys mutica isolate MM-2020 ecotype Southern chromosome 7, ASM2049712v1, whole genome shotgun sequence genome:
TGGTAAGAAATATTGGGTACTACCTTAGTTTTGCTTATCTGTTTATGCTGAATTATGTGTTTTATGTTACTGTACTTTTAGTTCTTAAAGCTTGTACTCTTTAGAATGACTAGGGAAAAGACTTCTATATTGGGTAGACTTTTTTCAAGCTATACCTGCCTAGTGGGTAGGCTGTCTATAGTTGCCATTTAAATTAATTTGTTGTAATGTCTTGCTAGACCATTAAATGTGTACGAAGATTCTAATTAGGGAATAGGACCGAAGTATTCCCTATGATCATTGTTAAAGCTTGAAAATGCTAATCTGCCCACTAATTGCTTTGCTGCACTTTTATTCTGAAGATGTAGCCAAAGCTACTGTGAGTGGCATGGAGAATAATGTGGAAGCAGAGCTCATGAGAACTCTGCAATGATGGTAGTTTTTAACTTGATTTTTGACTCTTGAGTCTCTGTATAGTGAGATGTACACCAAATGGGAACTGCTGGCTTCCATTGTTGCTGTGGTGTGTTAAGTTAGATGCCAACTGTGGGTAGTGATATTTTCCTTATTAGCTATTTTAAGGCTGTTTAGATATTATTGTTATGTATGGAATATCTTTATACTATTATAAAGTATGGATATTTCTAATGGGAAAAACTTGCCTCTGTAGGTGATCGATGTTCTTCATCCTGGAAAGGCCACAGTTCCCAAAACTGAAATCAGGGAAAAGCTGGCAAAAATGTACAAAACAACGCCAGATGTAATTTTCGTCTTTGGCTTCAGAACCCATTTTGGTGGTGGCAAGACAACAGGCTTTGGCATGATTTATGATTCCCTCGACTATGCAAAGAAGAATGAACCAAAGCACAGACTGGCCAGGGTGAGTTTCTTGCCTGCAATTTTTACAGTGCCAAGAAGCTTGCTGTTTGTTCTAAAGGGCATCTTGCATATAGTTAGGGTCCAAAACCTGAAACATTGCAGCAAAGTGAAACTATTAACTTAGGCTCTTTTATTGAGGTACAAAAATGAGATCTATAAATAAAAATCCCTTCTCTCTATTCATGAATTTACAGAGTAGAAACAAGCTTTTTGTTGTAATGCAGATGAAGGGGAATGAAATGATTTATGATCAGCTGTGGATTTTAGCAGTACAACCTAATGGTTAATGGAATGGGCACAAGATCATGGGATTAGCATGCATAGTATATATGTTCTTAAAAATATACTCAactttatttctacattttcagcaCATAAAGTTGCCTCACTTTGTATTAGGTGCGGTATTAGCAGTTGTCTACAGaacttaaatacatttttaggGCTTACATTAATAAGTATACTTTGAATTATTAAAGCTTTTGaaatatgtaaatatttaatatagAAACACTTTATAGATACTATTGAGTTCACTTCAGTAATTGTGGGCATAATTCTCTTACTACTAGCATGGCTTGTATGAAAAGAAGAAGACTTCAAGAAAACAGCGAAAGGAGCggaagaacagaatgaagaaAGTCAGGGGCACAGCCAAGGCAAATGTTGGTGCTGGCAAGAAGGTATGATGAAACCTGCAGACTACAGCATAGATACTGGATTTTTAGTTTCTTTGGTAGACAGGTTTCTTCCTcaacaaaataattttctttcttaaattttttttttacctttcctACTGGATAACAGAAGGTAACTTATGAGATCCTGTGTAGTTCTAACTCAGTagtttacagtagaacctcagtgttACAAACTGACCAATCAACCACACACGTCATTTGGAActagaagtatgcaatcaggcagcagcagagaccaagaAACTCCCACCAAATACTGTGTTAAACATGAAGTACATATAAAAAGAACAAGGAAAGCAGCTTTTTTCTTCTacatagtaaaatttcaaagttgtattaaatCAGTGTTCggttataaacttttgaaagaatagccctaatgttttgtttagagttacgaacatttcagagtaatgaacagcctccattcccgaggtgtgtTTAACTCTGAGTTTCTCATATAGTTTTGCTCACCTGATTACTGCTCAGTAGCTAACTTAATATGAAGATTTAAGTGATAGCATATttaatattctttttttaaatcttgtgaaACAGTACTTTGTTGCAATCAAAGTAATGGACACCTCACTTTAATTACTAGATAACTCCGATGATGGACAATAAAACTTAAGTTCTCCCCGGACTTGAGTTTTGTTCATTACATTTCCACCTCCACCATGTGCAAGAATTCCAGCCAGCCTGGTGGGCTGCTGGTAGGATCCTATGCTCCCTCCCCCAATCACAGagagcatggctacacttgcagatgtagatgGCTGTGAGTttaaaccagccttcagagaGTGTACTaaggaaagcactgcagtctgtcctacactgacagctgcttgcacactg
Coding sequences within it:
- the RPS24 gene encoding 40S ribosomal protein S24 isoform X2, which encodes MNDTVTIRTRKFMTNRLLQRKQMVIDVLHPGKATVPKTEIREKLAKMYKTTPDVIFVFGFRTHFGGGKTTGFGMIYDSLDYAKKNEPKHRLARHGLYEKKKTSRKQRKERKNRMKKVRGTAKANVGAGKK
- the RPS24 gene encoding 40S ribosomal protein S24 isoform X1, yielding MNDTVTIRTRKFMTNRLLQRKQMVIDVLHPGKATVPKTEIREKLAKMYKTTPDVIFVFGFRTHFGGGKTTGFGMIYDSLDYAKKNEPKHRLARHGLYEKKKTSRKQRKERKNRMKKVRGTAKANVGAGKKK